In the genome of Pyramidobacter porci, the window TTACTCACCCGTCCGCTGCTGAAATGTACCAATCAACCGAAGTCTCTCAATCCATCTCCGCTCAACTTGCATGTGTTAAGCACGCCGCCAGCGTTCGTCCTGAGCCAGGATCAAACTCTCCGTTAAATCCTTTATCCCTTACCTACTGCATCTTCCAGGCTCGCTCTCGCTTGGCTTCTCTTCCTCGTCCTCTTCTATTGTCAAGGTGCTGCACTGACGTTTTATGGTCCAATGTGAACCACGTTTCGTTCAGTGCAAATGAGATGATACACCCTGAGGCTTTTTTTGTCTATATCTTCTTTTAGATTGTGTTTTTGTCGCATTTGTAATCTATCAGATTTTATTATGTGCGCGGTTAAAAGTAACCGGCCGCCAGCGACCGACGACACAAAGCTCAATGACTGGAGGCAACAGAAAATCCCGAAAACGTTGGTTTTCGGGATTTTCTGTTGCGCATTTTTCACAAGAATCTTTCCGTTTCAATTTTCGCCGTCGCGCTCGCCCAACTCGCCCGAACGAATCGCCACGCGCTCGATGCCGCAGGCTCTGCCGTCCTCATCGTCGATGTCGATAAGGACGCCGTTCAGGCGCACGTCTTCTTCGGCGACTTCGAATTTAGCCGGCAAAGAGGTGAGAAAGCGGGGCAAAACGCTTTCGTAGGTCATGCCGATGGAGCTGCGGAACGCGCCGGTCATGCCGACGTCGCTGAGGTAGGCGGTGCCGCCGGGCAAAATCTCCTCGTCGGCCGTCTGGACATGGGTATGGGTCCCGACCATGGCGGAAACCCTTCCGTCAAGGTACAGTCCCATGACGCGTTTCTCCGAGGTGGCTTCGGCGTGGAAATCGACGAAGACGGGGATGTCGCCGAGTTTTGGCAGCACCTCGTCCACGGCACGGAAGGGGCAGTCGGTAAGGGGCATGAAAACGCGGCCCTGGATGTTGACGACGCCCAGTCTTTTGCCGTTCCTGCCGGTCAGGATCGTCCAGCCGCGGCCGGGCACGCCCTGCGGGTAATTGAGGGGGCGAAGGACGCGGGGTTCTTCATCCAAAAGAGGAAGGAATTCCTTTTTATCCCAGATGTGATTGCCCGAGGTGATGCCGTCTACGCCGGCGGCGAAAAGCTCGTTCATGATCTTTTCGGTGAGGCCGCGGCCGGCGGCGCTGTTTTCACCGTTCACAAGGATAAAGTCGAAGGGGCCTTTCAGGCGGCGCAGCTTGGGCAGCATGGCGAAGAAGGCGTTCCGTCCGGGGCTGCCGACAATGTCGCCGACAAAGAGTATTCTCATTGAAAAGATCCTACTTGGCGAGGTCGGAGGCGCGGATCTCCTTGATGGCGGTGACCTTGATCTGCCCGGGATATTTCAGTTCCTCTTCGATCTTGCGGGCGATGTCGTAGGCCAGTTTGGCCACGGACGCCTCGTCGGGCACGCTGGGGGCGACCAGCACGCGCACTTCGCGTCCGGCCTGGATGGCGAAGGCTTTGCTGACGCCCTTGAAGCCGTTGGCCACGGTCTCGAGTTTTTCCAGACGTTTGACGTAGGCGTCGATGCTCTCGCGGCGGGCGCCGGGGCGGGCTGCGCTGATGGCGTCGGCGGTGGCGACGATGACGTCGTAAATGCTCTTGACTTCCATGTCTTCGTGATGCGAACCGATGGCGTTAATGACTTCGGCCGGCTCGCCGTAACGTTTGGCGAGGTCGGCGCCGATCAGGGCGTGCGGCCCCTCGATCTTGAAATCGACGGCCTTGCCGATGTCGTGAAGCAGCCCGGCGCGGCGGGCCAGTTCTTCGTTGACGCCCAGTTCGGAGGCGATCATGCCGGAAATGTACGCCACTTCCATGCTGTGCTGCAGGGCGTTCTGTCCATAGCTGTAACGATAGCGCAGCTGGCCGATGGTGCGGACCAGTTCGGGATTCATCTGCTTGATGCCGAGTTCCATCAGGGCCTGATCGCCGGCGTCGGCGATGGACTCCTCCACTTCGGCGGTCGCTTTGGCAACCAGTTCCTCGATGCGGGCGGGGTGGATGCGGCCGTCGACGACCAGTTTTTCGAGCGACAGGCGGGCGATCTCGCGGCGCACGGGGTCGAAACAGCTCAGCGTCACCGCTTCCGGCGTGTCGTCGACGATCAGATCGACGCCGGTGGCCGTCTCGAAGGCGCGGATGTTGCGCCCTTCGCGCCCGATGATGCGGCCCTTCATCTCGTCGTTCGGCAGCGACACGGTGCTGACGGCGACGTCCGAGGATTTTTCCACGGCGCAGCGCTGCACGGCGGTGACGATGATCTCGCGGGCTTTCTTGTTCGCGTCGCGCTGGGCCTGCGCTTCCATTTCCGCCAGCCGCAGTCCGATCGCGTGCTGAGCGCTGTCCTCAACTTCGTGAAGCAGCTGGGCGCGGGCCTGGTCGCTGGTCATCTGAGCGATCTGCTCGAGGTCGGTAACGCGTCTTTTGCAGAGTTCGTCGGCCTCCTGGATCTTCTTCTCCAGGTCGTCCTGACGCATCTTCATCTCGTCTTCGCGGTGCTGAAGCTTTTCCAGCTTGCGGTCGAGCTTCTCTTCTTTCTGCTCCAGAAGGCGTTCGGTGCGCTGCAGTTCCACGCGGCGTTCCTTCGCGTCGCGCTCGGCTTCGAGGCGGACTTTGGAAGCTTCGTCGCGCGCTTCCGACACCAGCAGCTTGCTGTCGCGCTCGGCGCTGGACCGGGCCTCCTTGACGATGTTCTCCGCCTGAGAGCGCGCTTCCGCGACCTTGCGCGCGGCCACGCCCTTGGCGATGAACATCCCCGCCCCCGTGCCCCCGATGATGCCGAGGAGCACTCCAAGTACCAGATAAATACTCAAAAGTTCTCACTCCTTATGAATTTGTCAATGTAAAGTCGCCCCGTCGTTCGCCGGCGGCGACGGACGCCTGTATTCCTCTGAATAAATAGTGAGAGAAGCATACGTTTAGAGAGGGGAATACGGACGTGACAAAAATCTGCTTGTAACGTTTTTTATTTTACAGTTCTCTGCGAAACTTCACAAGGGGAAAACGCAAAAAAATCCCCCATTAAAAGGGCGGGAAAATCTTCAGAATTTTTCGGACGTCCATCGTTTGCAACGACGAAAGCCCATGAGAAAAAATTTCTCATGGGCTTCCGCGGATTGTTCCGCGCCGTTATTCATCACCGTCGTCGGATTCTTCGCCGAGGCTGTGAAAATTTCCAAATTCCTCACGCAACTGCGCGAACGCCTCGCGGACGGCGGCCGATGAAAAGCCGCGGCGGCGCAGGCGGGCGTCGAGTTTTGGCGGCGTCATACCGCGCTGATTTTTCCACTGGCGCGCCAGGCGCAGCGCCCGTTCGGTTTCGTCGATTTCGCTCTCCGCAAGGGCGTCGTCGATATCGGCATGGCTGACGCCGCGCGCTCTCAGTTCGTCGCGCAGGCGGCGCAGGCCGAAGTCGCGCTTGGAATCGATGTAAAGCAGCGCGTAGGCGCGGTCGTCGACCATGCCGATCTCCTCGAAACGGTCCAGCAGCTCCGCCGCTTTCTCCTCGGGGCAACGGCGTTCGTGCAGTTTCCGCGCCAGTTCCTTGCGCGTGCGCGGGGTTGAAACGAGGCGGACCAGCACGGACTCCCACTTCATGTCTTCGTCGCTCAGGGCAGAAAACGGCACGGCGCGATCCCCTTTCATCAGGCGGTCCTCGCGATGTCGAGCATGCGCCCGTAGCGGCTCAGCACGGCCTGCATGAGCAGCGGGAAGTTCTCGTAGGGGTCGCCCCGCGCGATCAGAGCGAAGGCTTCCTGGCGCGCGACTTCCATGACGGCGCCGTCGCGGATCAGGTCGGCGACGCGGAAGTCCGTCAGGCCGTGCTGGCGCACGCCGCAGAACTCGCCCGGGCCGCGCAGCTGCATGTCAGCTTCGGCGATCGCGAAGCCGTCGCTGAGGGCGCAGAACTGATCGAGGCGGTGTTCCGCCTCGGGATTTTTCGGATCGGCGTAGAGGATGCACCAGGACTTGGCGGAGCCGCGCCCGACGCGGCCGCGCAGTTGGTGCAGCTGCGAGAGCCCGAAGCGCTCGGCGTTTTCCACGACCATCACCGTCGCGTTGGGCACGTCGACGCCAACTTCGATGACGGTCGTGGAGGCGAGCAGGTCGATGCGCCCCGCCGAGAATTCGGTCATGACGGCGTTTTTTTCCTTTTCGCTCATGCGTCCGTGAAGCATGGCCAAACGTCGCTTCGGGAATTCGCGCCGGAGTTTTTCGAAGCGAGATTCCAGCGGCGCGGCGTCGAAGTTCTCGCTCTCCTCGATAAGCGGGCAGACCCAATAGATCTGACGGCCGGCGGCCATTTCGCTTTCGAGGAAGCGCAGCATTTTCGGCAGGCGGTTGTCGCCGATCCACACGGACTTGACGGGCTGGCGGCCGCCCGGCAGCTGGCGGATCGTGGACACGGCCAGGTCGCCGTAGACCGAAAGGGCCAGCGTGCGCGGGATCGGCGTGGCCGTCATCACAAGCGTGTGCGGCGCTTCGGCGCCGGCTTTGCTGTTCAGAGCCTTGCGCTGGAGCACGCCGAAGCGGTGCTGCTCGTCGATGACGATCAGGCCGAGCCGCTTGAAGCTGACGGTCTCCTGGATCAGCGCGTGGGTGCCGACGACGACGCGCAGCGTGCCGTCGGATAACCGTTCGTGGATCTTTTTCTTTTCGGCGGGGGCGACGCCGCCGGTCAGCAGGGCGACTTCGACGCCCAACGGCGCAAGCCACCGGTTCAGCGTCAGCGCGTGCTGCTGGGCGAGCACGGCCGTCGGCGCCATCATGGCGGCCTGTATGCCCGAGTCGAGCGCCTGCAGGAGCGCCATCACGGCGACGACGGTCTTTCCCGAACCGACATCGCCCTGCAGCAGCCGGTTCATGGGCACGGAGCGGCGCATGTCGGCGGCGATTTCCTGCGCGACGCGGCGCTGATCGTCGGTAAGTTCGAAAGGGAGCCCGGCGAGGAACTTCCGCGTCAGATCCCCCTGCCCAGTCAGAGCCGGAGCTTTTTTTTCGAGGCAGCCGCGGCGGTGGCGCAGCGCCAAGCCGACCTGGAGCAGAAAGAACTCTTCGAAGACGAGGCGCTGCCGCGCGGCGCGGAAGAGCGCCTCATCGGTGGGCTGATGCATCTGGCGCACGGCGGAGGCGGCGTCGATAAAATGGAACTTCTCGACGAGCGGCGGCGGCAGAATATCGGGGATCGTCGGGACCAGAGCTTCGAGCACCGTATCGATGACGCGGCGCAGCCATTTTTCGTTCAGTCCGGCCGTCGCGGAATAAACGGGCACGATGCGGCCCACGCTGCGCGGGTCGCTGCCGTCGAGGATCTCGAACTCGGGATTGAGCAGCTCCGGCACGGGACGGCGCGGCTCCAGCGAGCCGTAAAGCGCCAGTTCCATGCCTTCCCGCAAAATCTTGCTCAGGTTCCAACGGTTGAACCACAAGGCCCAGGCCACGTTTTTGCCGTCGCTGAGGCAGACGCGCGTGATCTGCATGCGGCGGTTGCTGCGAGCCACGCGCTGTTCGATGGAAACAACCCGGGCCCGGAAGGCCTGAGGCGGCCCGCCGGGCGCAAGATCCTGGATCGTCACGATCTGCCGCCGGTCTTCGTAGCGCCGGGGGAAAAAATACACGAGATCTTCCGCCGTCGCGATGCCGAGACGCTGAAGCAGCAGGGCCTTCGCCTCGCCGATGCCGCGGATAGCTGTCACCGGGTCGTCAAGGCGGAGGAAGCCCCGGTTCATTGATCTTTTTTCTCCTGCAGGCCGTCGAGCAGCATGTTGTACCGCAGCACCGCGGCCTTGGCGTCGGCGACGAAATGTTCCTTCGAGCGGCGCAGTTCTTCGATTTCGCCGAGAAGCTGCGTCTTCTGCGCGACGGCGTCGGCCAGCATGCCCTCGGCTTTCGCTTTCGCCTGCGCGAGCACGGCTTCGCTCTCTTTCTGGGACGAAACGAGAAAATCCTCGGAAGTTTTCTTCGCCATGGTCAGCGCGTTCTGCAGCGACATTTTGAGCTCGTCGTTCTCTCTGATGGCCGTCTCCAGCTCGCGGATGCGCATCTGGTCGGTGGCGTGCAGTTCGGAATATCGCTGCAGCGTGTCGGCTACGCGGTCAAGGAACTCGTCGACTTCGTCGGCCGCATAGCCGCGCAGGCCCCGCGAGAAAACGACGCCCTCCACGTCCACGACTTTCAGCAAGTCCAGATCGTTTGCCATCCCTTACTGCTCCCGGCCGTTTTCTTCGGGCAGCCATTCGATCACGGCGTTTTTGTTCAACGAAAGCAGCAGGCTCGTGCTCGTCACCGTGTAGAAGACGCCGTCGTGCATGCGTACGAAATCGGCCACACGGCGAACGATATCGGCGGCCGCCTTGCGGTCTTCTCTTTCGAAATCGAGCATCACCGTCTGTCCCTGTACGAGCGCGTCTTCGATGTCGTCGAGCATTCCGGCGGCGCCTTTTTTGACCAGCACCAGCGGCTGCGCCGCCTCGTCCTGACGGCGCAGCGACTCGCCGAAGCGGCGCAGGCGGCTGGAAAAGGAGCCGGAAAGCCCAGCCGCATGACGTCTGCCGTCGCTTTCGCGCTCCGCAGCTTCCTCAGATTCGCCGTTTTCTTCGGCAGCGTCGCGGCCGGCTGCAAAAGCCCGTTCATCTTCCACAGCAGCGGGAGCCGCTTCGTTCTCCGCCGCGGGGACTTCCGTTTCTTCCTCATCGTCGGGGACGACAAGGCGCTGGATCTTCTTCATATAGTCGGTACGACGCTTCTTGTTCCGGTGAGATTCCACCACGACGTCGCCGCTGTCGGCGAGACCGAGAAATGACAAAAGCTTGTTGGCCATGGGGATTTCCTCCTAACGATGTCCAAAGATTGCGGTGCCCACGCGAATTTCGGTGCTGCCCTGTTCGATTGCCCACTCGAAATCGCCGCTCATGCCCATGGAAAGGCACGGCAGATCGTCCGCGCTCAGGCGCAGGCGGTCGCGCAGTTCGCGCGTGGCGTCGAAGGCGCCGCGGATCTCTTTTTCGCTGCCGCCCAGCGGACCGATGGTCATCAGCCCCCGAAGCGCCAGATGCGGGCATTGTCCTCTGACAAAATCCGCCAGCGCGGGAACGTCCGCCATCGGCGTTCCCGTCTTCGACGCCTCGCCGGAGCTGTTGACCTCGATGAGCACGTCCAGGCGCCGTTCCTTTTCGGCGCAGACGCGCTCGACCGCCGCGGCGATTTCCTCGCCGTCGATGCTTTCGATCACGTCGAAGAGCTCCACCGCCTTGCGCGCTTTGTTGCGCTGCAGATGACCGACCAGATGCCACACGGCGCCGAGTTCCGCGGGAAAATTGGGGATCTTGGCCTGGCCTTCCTGAACGCGATTTTCACCAAAATGAGTCACCAGTCCGGTACGGGCCGCCGCGACCACTGTTTCCAAC includes:
- a CDS encoding DivIVA domain-containing protein; the encoded protein is MANDLDLLKVVDVEGVVFSRGLRGYAADEVDEFLDRVADTLQRYSELHATDQMRIRELETAIRENDELKMSLQNALTMAKKTSEDFLVSSQKESEAVLAQAKAKAEGMLADAVAQKTQLLGEIEELRRSKEHFVADAKAAVLRYNMLLDGLQEKKDQ
- a CDS encoding YggS family pyridoxal phosphate-dependent enzyme — translated: MVESEMFASIRSIRDRMEAAARRSGRRAPDVTLVAVSKTKPLETVVAAARTGLVTHFGENRVQEGQAKIPNFPAELGAVWHLVGHLQRNKARKAVELFDVIESIDGEEIAAAVERVCAEKERRLDVLIEVNSSGEASKTGTPMADVPALADFVRGQCPHLALRGLMTIGPLGGSEKEIRGAFDATRELRDRLRLSADDLPCLSMGMSGDFEWAIEQGSTEIRVGTAIFGHR
- a CDS encoding regulatory protein RecX, with product MKGDRAVPFSALSDEDMKWESVLVRLVSTPRTRKELARKLHERRCPEEKAAELLDRFEEIGMVDDRAYALLYIDSKRDFGLRRLRDELRARGVSHADIDDALAESEIDETERALRLARQWKNQRGMTPPKLDARLRRRGFSSAAVREAFAQLREEFGNFHSLGEESDDGDE
- the rny gene encoding ribonuclease Y; protein product: MYLVLGVLLGIIGGTGAGMFIAKGVAARKVAEARSQAENIVKEARSSAERDSKLLVSEARDEASKVRLEAERDAKERRVELQRTERLLEQKEEKLDRKLEKLQHREDEMKMRQDDLEKKIQEADELCKRRVTDLEQIAQMTSDQARAQLLHEVEDSAQHAIGLRLAEMEAQAQRDANKKAREIIVTAVQRCAVEKSSDVAVSTVSLPNDEMKGRIIGREGRNIRAFETATGVDLIVDDTPEAVTLSCFDPVRREIARLSLEKLVVDGRIHPARIEELVAKATAEVEESIADAGDQALMELGIKQMNPELVRTIGQLRYRYSYGQNALQHSMEVAYISGMIASELGVNEELARRAGLLHDIGKAVDFKIEGPHALIGADLAKRYGEPAEVINAIGSHHEDMEVKSIYDVIVATADAISAARPGARRESIDAYVKRLEKLETVANGFKGVSKAFAIQAGREVRVLVAPSVPDEASVAKLAYDIARKIEEELKYPGQIKVTAIKEIRASDLAK
- a CDS encoding TIGR00282 family metallophosphoesterase — protein: MRILFVGDIVGSPGRNAFFAMLPKLRRLKGPFDFILVNGENSAAGRGLTEKIMNELFAAGVDGITSGNHIWDKKEFLPLLDEEPRVLRPLNYPQGVPGRGWTILTGRNGKRLGVVNIQGRVFMPLTDCPFRAVDEVLPKLGDIPVFVDFHAEATSEKRVMGLYLDGRVSAMVGTHTHVQTADEEILPGGTAYLSDVGMTGAFRSSIGMTYESVLPRFLTSLPAKFEVAEEDVRLNGVLIDIDDEDGRACGIERVAIRSGELGERDGEN